The following are encoded together in the Chaetodon auriga isolate fChaAug3 chromosome 4, fChaAug3.hap1, whole genome shotgun sequence genome:
- the myh10 gene encoding myosin-10 isoform X2 — MSQRSGQEDPERYLFVDRAVVYNPAAQADWTAKRLVWIPSERHGFEAASVREERGDEVVVELAENGKKAVVNKDDIQKMNPPKFSKVEDMAELTCLNEASVLHNLKDRYYSGLIYTYSGLFCVVINPYKNLPIYSDNIIEMYRGKKRHEMPPHIYAISESAYRCMLQDREDQSILCTGESGAGKTENTKKVIQYLAHVASSHKGRKDHNIPPESPKPVKLQAQNAVVGELERQLLQANPILESFGNAKTVKNDNSSRFGKFIRINFDVTGYIVGANIETYLLEKSRAIRQAKDERTFHVFYQLLAGAGEHLKSDLLLEGFNNYRFLSNGNIPIPGQQDKDNFQETMEAMHIMSFAHDEILAMLKVVSSVLQFGNIVFKKERNTDQASMPDNTAAQKLCHLLGMNVMEFTRAILSPRIKVGRDYVQKAQTKEQADFAVEALAKATYERLFRWLVHRINKALDRTKRQGASFIGILDIAGFEIFQLNSFEQLCINYTNEKLQQLFNHTMFILEQEEYQREGIEWSFIDFGLDLQPCIDLIERPANPPGVLALLDEECWFPKATDKTFVDKLIQEQGTHTKFQKPRQLKDKADFCIIHYAGRVDYKADEWLMKNMDPLNDNVATLLHQSTDKFVAELWKDEIQTIQRASFYDNVTSLDEPAVDRIVGLDQVAGMNETAFGATYKTKKGMFRTVGQLYKESLTKLMATLRNTNPNFVRCIIPNHEKRAGKLEPHLVLDQLRCNGVLEGIRICRQGFPNRIVFQEFRQRYEILTPNAIPKGFMDGKQACERMIRALELDPNLFRIGQSKIFFRTGVLAHLEEERDLKITDIIIYFQSVCRGYLARKAFAKKQQQLSALKVLQRNCAAYLKLRHWQWWRLFTKVKPLLQVTRQEEEMQAKDEELIKVKERQLKVENELVEMERKHQQLVEEKNILAEQLHAETELFAEAEEMRVRLLSRKQELEEILHDLESRVEEEEERNQSLQNEKKKMQSHIQDLEEQLDEEEAARQKLQLDKVTAEAKIKKMEEDILLLEDQNSKFLKEKKLLEDRIGEMTSLLTEEEEKAKNLGKVKNKQEMMMVDLEERLKKEEKTRQELEKAKRKLDAETTDLQDQIVELQAQIEELKIQLTKKEEELQAALARSDEETVQKNNALKQVRELQAHLAELQEDLESEKMCRTKAEKLKRDLSEELEALKTELEDTLDTTAAQQELRSKREQEVAELKKAIDEETKNHEAQIQEMRQRHATALEELSEQLEQAKRFKANLEKNKQSLESDNKEMACEVKTLQQAKTESEYKRKKLDAQLQEFMARATEVERTKGELAERSHKLQTELDNVSALLEESEKKGVKLAKEVDKLNSKLQDSEELRQEETRQKLHLSAQIRQLEVEKNTLLEQQEEDEEARRNLEKQLQTVHAQLFETKKKLEEDVGAMESLEEVKRKLLKDVELASQRLEEKTMAMDKMEKTKNRLQQELDDLMVDLDHQRQIVSNLEKKQKKFDQLLAEEKTISARYAEERDRAEAEAREKDTKALSMARALEEALEAKEELERFNKQLRAEMEDLMSSKDDVGKNVHELEKSKRTLEQQVEEMRTQLEELEDELQATEDAKLRLEVNMQAMKAQFDRDLQARDEQGEEKKRALIKQVREMEAELEDERKQRTLSVAAKKKLEMDLSELEGQIETANKGREEAIKQLRKLQAQMKDYQRELEEARASRDEIFTQSKENEKKLKSLEAEILQLQEDHAASERARRHAEQERDELADEISNSASGKSSLLEEKRRLEARIAQLEEELEEEQGNMELLNDRFRKTNMQVDSLNAELAGERNTAQKSENARQQMERQNKDLKAKLAELEGAVKSKFKASITALEAKILQLEEQLEQEAKERAAANKIVRRTEKKLKEVMMQVEDERRHADQYKEQMEKANSRMKQLKRQLEEAEEEATRANASRRKLQRELDDATEASEGLTREVNSLKNRLRRGGPVSSFSSSRSGRRNLNLDGASIDMSDDDADSRAGDFNETQTSNAE; from the exons ATCGAGAGGACCAGTCCATTCTTTGCAC AGGTGAGTCAGGAGCTGGCAAGacggaaaacacaaaaaaggtcATTCAGTACCTGGCACATGTTGCCTCCTCccacaaaggaagaaaagaccACAACATTCCT CCAGAATCACCAAAACCAGTGAAACTACAG gcACAAAATGCAGTCGTT ggtgAATTGGAACGGCAGCTTTTACAAGCCAACCCCATCCTTGAATCTTTTGGAAATgctaaaacagtgaaaaatgacaacTCCTCACGTTTT GGGAAATTCATCCGGATCAACTTTGATGTCACCGGATACATTGTTGGAGCCAATATTGAAACAT ACTTACTGGAGAAATCCAGAGCTATTCGTCAAGCCAAAGATGAGCGCACCTTCCACGTTTTCTACCAGCTGttggctggagctggagagcaCCTCAAGT CGGACCTTCTTCTGGAAGGATTCAACAACTACCGTTTCCTGTCCAATGGTAACATCCCAATCCCTGGCCAGCAGGACAAAGACAACTTCCAGGAGACCATGGAGGCCATGCACATCATGAGCTTCGCCCATGATGAGATTCTGG CCATGTTGAAGGTGGTGTCCTCAGTGCTTCAGTTTGGTAACATTGTCTTTAAGAAGGAGAGGAACACGGATCAAGCTTCTATGCCTGATAATACTG CCGCCCAGAAGTTGTGTCATCTGCTGGGTATGAATGTAATGGAGTTTACCAGAGCCATCCTGTCTCCAAGGATCAAAGTGGGGAGAGACTATGTCCAGAAAGCACAGACTAAAGAGcag GCTGACTTTGCTGTCGAGGCCCTGGCTAAAGCGACATATGAGCGTCTGTTCCGCTGGCTGGTCCATCGCATTAACAAAGCTCTGGACAGAACCAAACGGCAAGGGGCCTCCTTCATCGGTATCCTGGACATTGCGGGTTTTGAGATTTTCCAG CTGAACTCGTTTGAGCAGCTGTGTATCAACTACACcaatgagaagctgcagcagctcttcaaCCACACCATGTTCATCCTGGAGCAGGAAGAGTACCAGAGGGAGGGCATCGAGTGGAGCTTCATCGACTTCGGCCTCGACCTGCAGCCCTGCATCGACCTCATTGAGAGGCCG GCTAACCCTCCAGGAGTGCTGGCTTTGTTGGATGAAGAGTGCTGGTTCCCCAAGGCCACAGACAAGACCTTTGTAGACAAGCTGATCCAGGAGCAGGGTACACACACCAAGTTCCAGAAGCCGCGGCAGCTCAAAGATAAGGCCGACTTCTGCATCATCCACTATGCCGGCAGG GTGGATTATAAGGCAGATGAGTGGCTAATGAAGAACATGGACCCCCTGAATGACAATGTGGCCACTCTTCTGCATCAGTCAACTGACAAATTTGTCGCTGAACTTTGGAAAGATG AGATTCAGACCATTCAAAGGGCTTCATTCTATGACAATGTCACTAGTCTGGATGAGCCAGCAG TTGACCGTATCGTGGGCCTGGACCAGGTGGCCGGGATGAATGAGACAGCCTTTGGTGCAACCTACAAAACGAAAAAGGGCATGTTTCGTACAGTGGGACAGCTCTACAAGGAGTCGCTCACCAAGCTCATGGCCACACTGAGGAACACCAACCCCAACTTTGTCCGCTGCATCATCCCCAACCACGAGAAAAGA GCTGGCAAACTGGAGCCACACCTGGTTCTGGACCAGCTCAGGTGTAATGGAGTCCTAGAGGGGATTCGCATCTGCAGACAGGGCTTCCCAAACCGCATCGTCTTCCAGGAGTTCAGACAGAG ATATGAGATCCTGACCCCCAATGCCATCCCCAAAGGATTCATGGACGGGAAACAAGCCTGTGAGAGAATG ATCCGAGCCCTGGAGCTGGACCCCAACCTTTTCCGTATTGGCCAGAGTAAGATCTTCTTCAGAACTGGAGTTCTGGCTCacctggaggaagagagagatcTGAAGATCACCGACATCATCATCTACTTCCAGTCTGTGTGTCGTGGATACTTGGCACGGAA GGCCTTTGCTAAgaagcaacagcagctgagtgCCCTGAAGGTCCTCCAGAGGAACTGCGCTGCTTACTTGAAGCTGCGCCACTGGCAGTGGTGGAGGCTCTTCACCAAG gtgaagcctctgctgcaggttaccaggcaggaagaggagatgCAGGCCAAAGATGAGGAGCTGATAAAGGTGAAGGAGAGACAGCTCAAGGTGGAGAATGAGctggtggagatggagaggaaacaccAACAG ctCGTAGAGGAGAAGAATATTCTGGCAGAGCAGCTCCACGCTGAGACGGAGCTGTTCGCCGAGGCTGAAGAGATGAGGGTCCGTCTGCTTTCTAGGAAGCAGGAGTTGGAGGAGATCCTTCATGATCTGGAGTCtagggtggaggaagaggaggagaggaaccaGAGCCTacagaatgagaagaagaagatgcagTCACACATCCAG GACCTGGAGGAGCAGCTCGATGAGGAGGAAGCCGCaagacagaagctgcagctggacaAAGTGACCGCTGAGGCTAAGATCAAGAAAATGGAGGAGGACATTCTTCTGCTGGAGGACCAAAACTCCAAGTTCCTCAAG GAGAAAAAGCTACTGGAAGACAGGATTGGTGAGATGACCTCCctgctgacagaggaggaggagaaagcaaagAACCTTGGCAAGGTCAAGAACAAGCAGGAGATGATGATGGTTGACCTGGAGG AGCGtttgaagaaggaggagaaaacgcggcaggagctggagaaggccAAACGTAAACTGGATGCTGAGACGACTGACCTGCAGGACCAGATTGTTGAGCTTCAGGCTCAGATCGAGGAGCTGAAGATCCAACTGACcaaaaaggaggaggagctgcaggctgctctgGCCAG GAGTGATGAGGAGACCGTCCAGAAGAACAACGCCTTGAAGCAAGTTCGGGAGCTGCAGGCCCACCTAGCTGAGCTTCAGGAGGATCTGGAGTCAGAGAAGATGTGTCGAACTAAAGCTGAAAAACTGAAGAGGGACCTGAGTGAGGAGCTCGAAGCTCTGAAGACGGAGCTGGAGGACACACTGGATACCACCGCTGCCCAGCAGGAGCTCAG GTCCAAGCGGGAGCAAGAGGTGGCAGAGCTGAAGAAGGCCATAGATGAGGAGACCAAAAACCACGAGGCTCAGATTCAGGAAATGAGACAGAGGCACGCCACAGCGCTGGAAGAACTGTCCGAACAGCTGGAACAGGCCAAGAGG TTCAAAGCCAACCTGGAGAAGAACAAGCAGAGCCTGGAGAGTGACAACAAGGAGATGGCCTGTGAGGTGAAGACTCTGCAGCAGGCAAAGACGGAGTCAGAGTACAAGAGGAAGAAACTGGACGCCCAGCTGCAGGAATTTATGGCCAGGGCCACCGAGGTAGAGCGGACCAAGGGAGAGCTGGCTGAGCGCTCACACAAACTCCAG ACTGAGTTGGACAATGTGTCTGCTTTGCTGGAGGAGTCAGAGAAAAAGGGCGTCAAACTGGCCAAAGAAGTTGACAAACTGAACAGCAAACTGCAAGACTCAGAG GAGTTACGGCAGGAGGAGACGCGCCAGAAGCTACACCTGAGCGCCCAAATCCGCCAGCTGGAGGTGGAAAAGAACACCttgctggagcagcaggaggaggatgaggaggcacGACGCAACCtagagaagcagctgcagacgGTGCACGCTCAG ctgtttgagacaaagaagaagctggaggaggacgTGGGAGCGATGGAAAGTCTGGAGGAGGTAAAGAGAAAACTTCTGAAGGACGTGGAGCTGGCCAGCCAGCGTCTGGAGGAGAAGACCATGGCCATGGACAAGATGGAGAAGACCAAGAACCGACTGCAGCAAGAGCTGGACGACCTGATGGTGGACCTGGACCACCAGAGACAGATCGTCTCCAACCTcgaaaagaaacagaagaagttCGATCAG CTGCTGGCGGAGGAGAAAACCATCTCGGCTCGTTATGCTGAGGAGCGTGACCGTGCAGAGGCTGAGGCCAGAGAGAAGGACACCAAGGCTCTGTCCATGGCCAGAGCTCTGGAGGAGGCCCTGGAGGCCAAAGAGGAACTGGAGAGGTTTAACAAGCAGCTCCGTGCTGAAATGGAGGATCTGATGAGCTCCAAGGACGACGTAGGGAAGAAT GTCCATGAACTGGAGAAGTCCAAGCGTACGCTGGAGCaacaggtggaggagatgagaactcagctggaggagctggaggatgagCTGCAGGCCACAGAGGACGCCAAACTGCGCCTGGAGGTCAACATGCAGGCCATGAAGGCCCAGTTTGACCGAGACCTGCAGGCCAGAGAcgagcagggagaggagaagaagagggcgctCATCAAACAG GTGCGTGAGATGGAGGCAGAGTTGGAGGAcgagaggaagcagagaacTCTGTCTGTCGCTGCCAAGAAGAAACTGGAGATGGACCTGAGCGAGCTGGAGGGACAGATCGAAACCGCTAACAAAGGCAGGGAGGAGGCGATTAAACAGCTCAGAAAActacag gCTCAGATGAAGGACTAtcagagggagctggaggaggccagAGCCTCCAGGGACGAGATCTTCACCCAGTCCAAGGAAAACGAGAAGAAACTCAAGAGCCTAGAAGCTGAAATCCTGCAGCTACAGGAG GATCACGCAGCGTCAGAGAGGGCCCGTCGACATGCTGAACAGGAGAGGGACGAGCTGGCTGATGAGATCTCCAACAGTGCTTCTGGAAA gtcatcactgctggaggagaagaggaggctggaggCTCGCATCgcccagctggaggaggagctggaggaggagcagggcaACATGGAGCTGCTCAACGACCGCTTCAGAAAAACCAACATGCAG GTCGACAGCCTGAACGCCGAGCTGGCTGGAGAACGCAACACTGCACAAAAGAGCGAGAACGCTCGGCAACAGATGGAGCGGCAGAACAAG gatttGAAAGCCAAGCTGGCAGAGCTGGAGGGGGCTGTCAAATCAAAGTTTAAGGCATCCATCACTGCCCTGGAGGCCAAGATccttcagctggaggagcagctggagcaggaagCAAA ggagagagcagcagccaaTAAAATCGTCCGGCGCACGgagaagaaactgaaggagGTGATGATGCAAGTGGAGGATGAGCGTCGACATGCTGATCAGTACAAGGAGCAG ATGGAGAAAGCCAACTCTCGTATGAAGCAGCTGAAGCGTCAgctggaggaggcggaggaggaggccacCAGGGCCAATGCCTCCCGCAGGAAGCTGCAGCGGGAGCTGGATGACGCCACCGAGGCCAGTGAGGGTCTCACCCGGGAGGTCAACTCCCTCAAGAATCGcctcag GCGCGGGGGTCCAGtcagcagcttctcctccagccGTTCAGGCCGCCGCAACCTCAATCTGGATGGTGCCTCCATCGACATGTCAGATGACGACGCCGACAGCCGCGCCGGTGACTTCAACGAGACGCAAACCTCCAACGCCGAGTAA